In Streptomyces sp. TS71-3, the following proteins share a genomic window:
- a CDS encoding ABC transporter substrate-binding protein, whose translation MGAYLTRRNLLGAGLGAAAAAGLASCGDGGPAVPLADNKDVRLPDHVPYRGVHADLPATDAGVLAGYYHYPRDPVPASPGGPPAEGPPIRIMTLTFLPVPPPAAKNPLWRGLNESVGTELDYEIVPVADYPTKFSLTVAGGQLPDAMLVLPTAPEQPPMLHALCEDLSPYLSGGAVREYPYLANIPPASWRTTVYAGGLYGLPMPRLNSGSAMFYRADILRQKGLDPHPADFREFLKLCKDLSDPRHARYANGDPVVTLYFVLEMLHGANLWRERGGRFTWWMEESDIMHRALDAMRQLVRAETVHPDGFTTQGKFKDWFGNGQIAINYDGQTGWNGYLTQYGATSPKFDVDAMVAPGFDGGPGSHWSGLSNYAILAVKKAPKERIEQILRAFNLLASPFGTDHYLLRKFGVRGHDFAYKGSDPIPTPSGTLDSGLPTAFTTDAPQSLYYPQDPGVVRRQHDFQKRAVAVLVPNAAEGLYSETDVTLGGTAKDNLIEGPLKGYMRGNTDWGEFQDAVRNWRRTVGDKMRAEYEKYWESLHA comes from the coding sequence ATGGGTGCGTACCTCACCCGCAGAAACCTGCTCGGCGCGGGGCTCGGGGCAGCAGCCGCGGCAGGCCTCGCCTCGTGCGGCGACGGGGGGCCCGCGGTGCCCCTCGCCGACAACAAGGACGTGCGGCTGCCCGACCACGTCCCGTACAGGGGCGTCCACGCCGACCTGCCCGCCACCGACGCGGGCGTGCTCGCCGGGTACTACCACTACCCCCGGGATCCGGTGCCGGCGTCCCCCGGCGGCCCGCCCGCCGAGGGCCCGCCGATCCGGATCATGACGCTGACGTTCCTGCCGGTGCCGCCGCCGGCCGCGAAGAACCCGCTCTGGCGGGGGCTCAACGAGAGCGTGGGCACGGAGCTCGACTACGAGATCGTGCCCGTCGCGGACTACCCCACCAAGTTCTCGCTGACGGTCGCCGGCGGGCAGCTGCCCGACGCCATGCTCGTCCTGCCCACGGCCCCCGAGCAGCCGCCGATGCTCCACGCGCTCTGCGAGGACCTGTCCCCGTACCTGTCAGGCGGCGCGGTGCGCGAGTACCCGTACCTCGCCAACATCCCGCCCGCCTCCTGGCGCACCACCGTCTACGCGGGCGGGCTGTACGGGCTGCCGATGCCGCGGCTCAACAGCGGCTCCGCGATGTTCTACCGGGCCGACATCCTCCGGCAGAAGGGCCTCGACCCGCATCCGGCCGACTTCCGGGAGTTCCTGAAGCTGTGCAAGGACCTCTCCGATCCGCGGCACGCCAGGTACGCCAACGGCGATCCGGTCGTGACCCTGTACTTCGTCCTGGAGATGCTGCACGGCGCCAACCTCTGGCGTGAGCGGGGCGGTCGGTTCACCTGGTGGATGGAGGAGAGCGACATCATGCACCGGGCCCTGGACGCCATGCGCCAGCTGGTCAGGGCCGAGACGGTGCACCCCGACGGCTTCACGACCCAGGGAAAGTTCAAGGACTGGTTCGGCAACGGCCAGATCGCCATCAACTACGACGGCCAGACCGGCTGGAACGGCTACCTGACGCAGTACGGTGCCACCAGCCCTAAGTTCGACGTCGACGCGATGGTCGCGCCGGGCTTCGACGGCGGGCCCGGCAGCCACTGGTCCGGCCTCTCCAACTACGCGATCCTGGCCGTCAAGAAGGCACCCAAGGAGCGGATCGAGCAGATACTCCGCGCGTTCAACCTGCTGGCCTCGCCGTTCGGCACTGACCACTACCTGCTGCGCAAGTTCGGTGTGCGGGGCCACGACTTCGCCTACAAGGGCTCCGACCCGATCCCGACTCCCTCCGGCACCCTCGACTCCGGCCTGCCGACCGCGTTCACCACCGACGCCCCGCAGAGCCTCTACTACCCCCAGGATCCCGGCGTCGTGCGCCGGCAGCACGACTTCCAGAAACGGGCCGTCGCCGTGCTGGTGCCGAACGCCGCCGAGGGCCTCTACTCGGAGACGGACGTCACGCTGGGCGGCACGGCGAAGGACAACCTCATCGAGGGGCCGCTGAAGGGCTACATGCGGGGCAACACGGACTGGGGCGAGTTCCAGGACGCGGTGCGCAACTGGCGGAGGACCGTCGGCGACAAGATGCGTGCCGAGTACGAGAAGTACTGGGAGAGCCTGCACGCGTGA
- a CDS encoding NAD(P)H-dependent oxidoreductase, giving the protein MTEATPRKNVLLVSVHPEPRSLNAALTAFAAGELRAAGHQVQVSDLYAMKWKAAVDADDFSGHAPDRRLDVLAAQSAATLSGRLAPDIAAEQEKLLWSDAVILQFPMWWFSVPALLKGWIDRVFTFGFAHGPTLPPPYSEGTLAGRRALVSMTAGARGTAFSDRGIHGRLQDLLHPLQHGLFWFTGMAPLQPFVLYETADMSGERFAAAKEAYRARLQGLFTDEPVPFRRLDGGDYGHDMRLRAGAETPGAAGSDLHHRPRD; this is encoded by the coding sequence ATGACAGAAGCCACACCGAGGAAGAACGTCCTTCTCGTCTCGGTCCACCCGGAACCCCGTTCGCTCAACGCCGCCCTGACCGCCTTCGCCGCCGGCGAACTGCGTGCGGCCGGCCACCAGGTGCAGGTCTCCGACCTGTACGCGATGAAGTGGAAGGCGGCCGTGGACGCCGACGACTTCTCCGGCCACGCCCCGGACCGGCGGCTGGACGTGCTGGCGGCGCAGAGCGCGGCCACCCTGTCCGGGCGGCTGGCGCCGGACATCGCGGCGGAGCAGGAGAAGCTGCTGTGGTCGGACGCGGTGATCCTGCAGTTCCCGATGTGGTGGTTCTCGGTGCCCGCGCTGCTGAAGGGCTGGATCGACCGGGTCTTCACCTTCGGGTTCGCCCACGGTCCGACGCTGCCCCCGCCGTACAGCGAGGGGACGCTGGCCGGTCGGCGCGCCCTGGTGTCGATGACCGCGGGCGCCCGGGGGACCGCGTTCTCCGACCGGGGCATCCACGGCCGGCTCCAGGACCTCCTCCACCCCCTCCAGCACGGCCTGTTCTGGTTCACCGGCATGGCGCCCCTTCAGCCGTTCGTGCTGTACGAGACCGCCGACATGTCCGGCGAGCGATTCGCGGCGGCCAAGGAGGCGTACCGCGCCCGGCTCCAGGGGCTGTTCACCGACGAGCCGGTGCCGTTCCGGCGGCTCGACGGCGGTGACTACGGCCATGACATGCGGCTGCGGGCCGGCGCGGAGACGCCCGGCGCGGCCGGCTCTGACCTCCACCACCGCCCTCGCGACTGA
- a CDS encoding carbohydrate ABC transporter permease, with the protein MTTLSPAHPVRRKPRRAYSSIPGETPGSAPWRALKSLILLACVLLVAIPFLAVLATSLAGAAQINETGGYVLWPDHPTFEAYRAILGGGLVSRAMLVSVGITVVGTALSLAASISLAYGLSRPGSWGHRPVLLLLVLSLLFVPGVIPSYLLVKELGLIDSYWSLILPTMINAFNVIVLRSFFTSLPAELIDAARIDGAGEWRILTRVVLPLSKASVAVIGLFYAVSYWNAFFNAMVYINDSAKWPMQLVLRTYVVNNAAISQGQTADPGAVLPPTVSLQAAILVLSILPIVVIYPFLQRHMGKGVMIGAVKG; encoded by the coding sequence ATGACCACCCTGTCCCCCGCGCACCCGGTGCGCCGAAAGCCCCGGCGCGCGTACAGCTCGATACCCGGCGAGACGCCGGGATCGGCGCCCTGGCGTGCGCTGAAGTCCCTGATCCTGCTGGCGTGCGTGCTGCTGGTGGCCATCCCGTTCCTGGCGGTGCTCGCGACCTCGCTCGCCGGCGCGGCGCAGATCAACGAGACGGGCGGGTACGTGCTGTGGCCGGACCACCCCACGTTCGAAGCCTACCGGGCCATCCTCGGCGGCGGCCTGGTCTCGCGGGCCATGCTGGTCAGCGTCGGCATCACCGTCGTCGGCACCGCGCTCAGCCTGGCCGCGTCGATCTCCCTCGCCTACGGCCTCAGCAGGCCGGGGAGCTGGGGGCACCGGCCGGTCCTGCTGCTGCTCGTCCTTTCGCTGCTGTTCGTGCCCGGTGTGATCCCGAGCTATCTGCTGGTCAAGGAGCTCGGCCTGATCGACAGCTACTGGTCGCTGATCCTGCCCACCATGATCAACGCCTTCAACGTGATCGTGCTGCGGTCGTTCTTCACGAGCCTGCCCGCCGAACTGATCGACGCGGCGCGCATCGACGGCGCCGGCGAGTGGCGGATCCTGACGCGGGTGGTGCTGCCGCTGTCGAAGGCGTCCGTCGCGGTGATCGGACTGTTCTACGCGGTGTCGTACTGGAACGCGTTCTTCAACGCGATGGTCTACATCAACGACTCCGCCAAGTGGCCGATGCAGCTCGTGCTGCGCACCTACGTCGTCAACAACGCCGCGATCAGCCAGGGCCAGACCGCCGACCCGGGGGCCGTCCTCCCGCCGACGGTCTCCCTCCAGGCTGCCATCCTCGTCCTGTCCATCCTCCCGATCGTCGTCATCTACCCCTTCCTCCAGCGGCACATGGGCAAGGGCGTGATGATCGGCGCGGTCAAGGGCTGA
- a CDS encoding ABC transporter substrate-binding protein, whose amino-acid sequence MRTRTCGVACVFSLLLVTGCGAGAADSGQIRVADVSSQAAQKVYDDIQSRPRAQQRAKAVQLAKDEGTLKVYTSLTDNVAAVVQKKFQKQFGLKISMFRANSETILQRIFQESQARKLDADAVESDFLEMTELGEQNILADYSGPGLAKVPFSGRFKGWTADRFNVFLPAWDTDLVKSADIPHSWEDLADPKYRGKLTLEPTDSDWYENVSHYWLTHGKSRQQVDALWKGIVANGKVTKGHTTIMSLLGAGQTPLDSMNYTYITQQAEAKGAPVSYRLPDGTNPIPAFPRPNGVGMLKGAQHPAAAWLFYDWMLNEGQKVLVSQRMTPSTKVPGDTSLKGLNLVPFDVKTLATSSGSWDKRYDEQLRGVLADGS is encoded by the coding sequence ATGCGGACCCGAACGTGCGGCGTGGCCTGCGTTTTCTCTCTTCTGCTCGTGACCGGCTGCGGGGCGGGCGCGGCCGACTCGGGCCAGATCCGAGTGGCCGACGTCTCCTCCCAGGCGGCGCAGAAGGTGTACGACGACATCCAGTCACGACCGCGGGCGCAGCAGCGTGCCAAAGCCGTGCAACTGGCCAAGGACGAGGGGACGCTGAAGGTCTACACATCGCTGACCGACAACGTCGCCGCCGTCGTCCAGAAGAAGTTCCAGAAGCAGTTCGGACTCAAGATCTCGATGTTCCGGGCCAACTCCGAGACGATCCTCCAGCGCATCTTCCAGGAGTCGCAGGCGAGGAAGCTGGACGCCGACGCGGTGGAGAGCGACTTCCTGGAGATGACCGAGCTCGGCGAGCAGAACATCCTGGCCGACTACAGCGGACCGGGCCTCGCCAAGGTCCCCTTCTCGGGCCGCTTCAAGGGCTGGACCGCCGACCGGTTCAACGTCTTCCTGCCGGCCTGGGACACCGACCTCGTCAAGAGCGCCGACATCCCGCACAGCTGGGAGGACCTGGCGGACCCGAAGTACCGGGGCAAGCTCACCCTCGAGCCCACGGACAGCGACTGGTACGAGAACGTCTCGCACTACTGGCTGACGCACGGCAAGTCCCGGCAGCAGGTCGACGCGCTCTGGAAGGGCATCGTCGCCAACGGCAAGGTGACCAAGGGCCACACCACGATCATGTCGCTGCTGGGGGCGGGCCAGACGCCGCTGGACTCGATGAACTACACGTACATCACCCAGCAGGCCGAGGCGAAGGGCGCCCCGGTCTCGTACCGGCTGCCGGACGGCACCAACCCGATCCCCGCCTTCCCGCGCCCCAACGGCGTCGGCATGCTCAAGGGCGCCCAGCACCCGGCGGCCGCCTGGCTGTTCTACGACTGGATGCTGAACGAGGGCCAGAAGGTCCTGGTCTCCCAGCGCATGACGCCGTCGACGAAGGTGCCGGGCGACACCAGCCTCAAGGGCCTCAACCTCGTGCCCTTCGACGTGAAGACCCTCGCCACCTCCAGCGGCTCCTGGGACAAGCGGTACGACGAGCAACTGCGCGGGGTCCTGGCGGACGGCTCGTAA
- a CDS encoding sugar ABC transporter permease, whose amino-acid sequence MTTLDHPVPRPDTAGPPEGGGRRRARKAKRGRRDKALFWFALPGTVVVLLFHYVPLLGNVIAFQDYQPFVGIMHSRWSGFDNFRILFDGDPAFLHALVNTLELTLIQVVFVFPAPILLALALNSLVSERIKRSIQNILYLPHFLSWVVVVAVFQQMLGNGGLLNVFLQAHQLGEWSIIGNPDLFKQVLTSQVIWKDTGWGTILFLAALSRVDTDLYEAAAVDGASRLRQTWHVTLPALRGLVVLLLILRLGDALSVGFEQIVLQQTGLDKSTTEVLDTYVYNNGLVAGQWGVSAAVGLVKGLVGVALVLGANKVAHLFGEEGVYRA is encoded by the coding sequence ATGACGACGCTCGACCATCCGGTCCCCCGACCGGACACAGCGGGCCCGCCCGAGGGCGGCGGCCGCCGGCGTGCCCGGAAGGCGAAACGCGGTCGCAGGGACAAGGCGCTGTTCTGGTTCGCGCTGCCCGGCACCGTGGTGGTGCTGCTCTTCCACTACGTGCCGCTGCTGGGCAACGTCATCGCGTTCCAGGACTACCAGCCGTTCGTCGGCATCATGCACAGCCGCTGGAGCGGGTTCGACAACTTCCGGATCCTGTTCGACGGCGACCCCGCGTTCCTCCACGCGCTGGTCAACACCCTGGAGCTGACGCTCATCCAGGTGGTGTTCGTCTTCCCCGCCCCGATCCTGCTGGCGCTGGCGCTGAACAGCCTGGTCAGCGAGCGGATCAAGCGGAGCATCCAGAACATCCTCTACCTGCCGCACTTCCTGTCCTGGGTGGTGGTGGTCGCCGTCTTCCAGCAGATGCTCGGCAACGGCGGACTGCTCAACGTCTTCCTCCAGGCACACCAGCTGGGCGAGTGGAGCATCATCGGCAACCCGGACCTGTTCAAGCAGGTGCTGACCTCCCAGGTCATCTGGAAGGACACCGGCTGGGGCACGATCCTGTTCCTCGCCGCGCTCTCCCGCGTCGACACCGACCTCTACGAGGCCGCGGCCGTGGACGGCGCGAGCCGCCTGCGGCAGACCTGGCACGTCACGCTGCCGGCCCTGCGGGGCCTGGTGGTCCTGCTGCTCATCCTCCGCCTCGGCGACGCGCTGAGCGTCGGCTTCGAGCAGATCGTGCTCCAGCAGACCGGGCTCGACAAGAGCACCACCGAGGTGCTCGACACCTACGTGTACAACAACGGCCTCGTCGCCGGTCAGTGGGGCGTCAGCGCGGCCGTCGGCCTGGTGAAGGGCCTGGTCGGCGTGGCGCTGGTGCTCGGCGCCAACAAGGTCGCCCATCTCTTCGGCGAGGAAGGTGTCTACCGCGCATGA
- a CDS encoding heparinase II/III family protein yields MQPSQAPAPDHPGSASGGRLAGFFPPELVAARMPAIGKWTPVPPAGDRDAWRPADGVRERVLGAAAAPLGEPWPALPAGLFARFARDGDRSAHQSPVAARRARLARAVLAAAVAGDGAEPFLEEVMDGVWALCEETTWCWPAHDFRVLGEPGTLLPDPERPTLDLGAAGTCGLLALTDAITGDALDRLDPMVRRRLRHEVSDRVLRPYMERAEWGWFDGSTAKLNNWNPWIHSDLLLGTALTVKSPERRLALVGRIIEGLDNYLAAQPADGGCDEGPHYWWRAGASLFECLETLTSMLGTDAGVFGHPLIRAMARYPLAMGIGDGWVVNFADGPARLRETTPAVLHRYGRRTGQPDVSAHARALRGDDDAVLPGEGAPFDLRRVLDALFDPEWRTAPRTGFPLPAGTWLPDTQVLVSRAAGGSRKGLLLAAKGGTNDESHNHNDVGSFIVALDARPLIVDAGVGTYRKETFNRDRYTIWSMTSPYHNLPVVNGVAQAAGPPFRAAEVAARTGAGADELTLDIAGAYPDEARLRSWTRTLRLVRGPDEHVTVDDAWSSEGTPSSLALHLLVSGDLTLDGTGSATVTPARGRGVGVAWDATAFSASAEAVALDDPVFTRVWGPALHRLVLTALRPPRDGNHRLTVRPLPPGDG; encoded by the coding sequence ATGCAGCCGTCCCAGGCTCCCGCACCCGACCATCCCGGCTCCGCATCCGGCGGCCGGCTGGCCGGCTTCTTCCCGCCCGAGCTCGTGGCGGCCCGCATGCCGGCGATCGGGAAGTGGACCCCCGTGCCGCCGGCCGGGGACCGGGACGCCTGGCGGCCGGCGGACGGGGTGCGCGAGCGGGTCCTTGGCGCCGCGGCGGCCCCGCTCGGCGAGCCCTGGCCCGCCCTTCCGGCCGGCCTGTTCGCCCGGTTCGCGCGCGACGGCGACCGCTCCGCCCACCAGAGCCCGGTGGCCGCCCGCCGCGCCCGGCTCGCGAGGGCCGTGCTCGCCGCCGCGGTGGCCGGCGACGGCGCGGAGCCGTTCCTCGAAGAAGTGATGGACGGCGTCTGGGCGCTCTGCGAGGAGACCACCTGGTGCTGGCCGGCCCACGACTTCCGCGTGCTCGGCGAGCCGGGCACCCTGCTCCCGGACCCCGAACGGCCCACCCTGGACCTGGGAGCAGCGGGCACCTGCGGCCTGCTCGCGCTCACCGACGCGATCACCGGAGACGCACTCGACCGGCTCGACCCGATGGTCCGCCGCCGGCTGCGCCACGAGGTCTCCGACCGCGTCCTGCGCCCCTACATGGAACGCGCCGAATGGGGCTGGTTCGACGGCAGCACCGCCAAACTGAACAACTGGAACCCCTGGATCCACTCGGACCTGCTGCTCGGCACCGCGCTCACCGTTAAGTCCCCGGAACGCCGCCTCGCGCTGGTGGGCCGCATCATCGAGGGCCTGGACAACTACCTCGCCGCACAGCCGGCGGACGGCGGGTGCGACGAGGGCCCGCACTACTGGTGGCGGGCCGGCGCCAGCCTCTTCGAGTGCCTGGAGACCCTCACCTCGATGCTCGGCACCGACGCGGGCGTGTTCGGCCATCCGCTGATCCGTGCCATGGCGCGCTACCCGCTGGCCATGGGGATCGGCGACGGCTGGGTCGTGAACTTCGCGGACGGCCCCGCCCGGCTGAGGGAGACCACCCCCGCGGTGCTGCACCGCTACGGCCGGCGCACCGGACAGCCCGACGTGAGCGCCCACGCCCGAGCCCTGCGCGGTGACGACGACGCCGTCCTGCCCGGCGAGGGAGCCCCGTTCGACCTCCGCCGGGTCCTCGACGCCCTCTTCGACCCCGAGTGGCGCACCGCGCCGCGGACCGGCTTCCCGCTGCCCGCGGGCACCTGGCTGCCCGACACCCAGGTCCTCGTCTCCCGGGCCGCGGGCGGCTCCCGCAAGGGCCTGCTGCTGGCCGCCAAGGGAGGCACCAACGACGAGAGCCACAACCACAACGACGTCGGCTCCTTCATCGTGGCGCTCGACGCCCGGCCGCTGATCGTCGACGCCGGCGTCGGCACCTACCGCAAGGAGACCTTCAACCGCGACCGGTACACCATCTGGTCGATGACCAGCCCCTACCACAACCTGCCCGTCGTGAACGGCGTGGCGCAGGCCGCCGGACCACCGTTCCGGGCCGCCGAGGTGGCGGCACGCACCGGCGCCGGAGCCGACGAGCTCACCCTCGACATCGCCGGGGCCTATCCGGACGAGGCCCGCCTGCGTTCCTGGACCAGGACGCTCCGGCTGGTGCGCGGCCCGGACGAGCACGTGACCGTCGACGACGCCTGGTCCAGCGAGGGCACGCCGTCGTCCCTCGCACTTCACCTCCTCGTGAGCGGCGACCTCACCCTCGACGGCACCGGCTCGGCGACGGTCACTCCCGCCCGCGGCCGGGGCGTCGGCGTCGCCTGGGACGCCACCGCCTTCAGCGCCAGCGCCGAGGCCGTCGCCCTGGACGACCCGGTGTTCACGCGGGTCTGGGGGCCGGCGCTGCACAGGCTGGTCCTCACCGCGCTCCGCCCGCCCCGCGACGGGAACCACCGGCTCACCGTGCGCCCGCTGCCCCCGGGCGACGGGTGA
- a CDS encoding helix-turn-helix domain-containing protein, translated as METVDRLERTTGPGGRGPNADGGGAAGTGSTGADDRAPRTPGHGGTPAVDGFGDARRALGSFLKARRGRVAPEHVGLTGGRRRRVRGLRREELAQLAGISVDYYVRLEQGRATQPSHEVLEALAGALGLDAAERRHLATLTADRSGPTPSARVSPLLRRLMAAMTGLPAFATNHRLDVVAWNALGAELIGGLTEPVRRDSNQARFLFLDPASRSLFPDWPERAAEAVGMLRVSAGRFPDDAELAALLTELSARSAEFRRIWDTGEVVMCGAGRKRLRHPVAGLLHLDFETLHVPVAPGETGLVVHVFSAEEGSAEAAALARLAATAPEPPGPGPGAG; from the coding sequence ATGGAGACCGTGGACCGCCTCGAACGCACGACAGGCCCGGGTGGCCGCGGCCCGAACGCCGACGGCGGCGGAGCGGCGGGCACCGGGAGTACCGGCGCCGACGACCGGGCCCCGCGGACGCCGGGCCACGGCGGCACGCCGGCGGTCGACGGGTTCGGCGACGCCCGGCGCGCGCTCGGCAGCTTCCTGAAGGCCCGCCGCGGACGGGTCGCGCCGGAGCACGTGGGGCTCACGGGCGGCCGCCGCCGGCGGGTGCGGGGCCTGCGCCGCGAGGAGCTCGCCCAGCTCGCCGGGATCAGCGTGGACTACTACGTGCGCCTCGAACAGGGCCGCGCCACCCAGCCGTCCCACGAGGTGCTGGAGGCACTGGCCGGGGCGCTCGGACTGGACGCGGCCGAGCGCCGGCACCTCGCCACGCTGACCGCCGACCGCAGCGGCCCCACGCCCAGCGCCCGCGTGAGCCCGCTGCTGCGGCGGCTGATGGCCGCCATGACGGGCTTGCCCGCGTTCGCCACCAACCACCGGCTCGACGTGGTGGCCTGGAACGCGCTGGGCGCCGAGCTGATAGGCGGCCTGACCGAGCCGGTCCGCCGCGACTCCAACCAGGCCAGGTTCCTCTTCCTCGACCCTGCCTCCCGGAGCCTGTTCCCCGACTGGCCGGAGAGGGCGGCGGAGGCCGTCGGCATGCTGCGGGTCTCGGCGGGCCGCTTCCCCGACGACGCCGAGCTGGCGGCGCTCCTCACCGAGCTGTCCGCGCGGAGCGCCGAGTTCCGGCGGATCTGGGACACCGGCGAGGTCGTGATGTGCGGCGCGGGCCGCAAGCGGCTGCGGCACCCCGTGGCCGGGCTGCTGCACCTGGACTTCGAGACCCTGCACGTGCCGGTCGCGCCCGGGGAGACCGGCCTCGTCGTGCACGTCTTCAGCGCCGAGGAGGGCAGCGCGGAGGCCGCCGCCCTCGCCCGCCTGGCCGCGACGGCACCGGAGCCGCCCGGCCCCGGGCCCGGTGCCGGCTGA